A stretch of the Massilia sp. W12 genome encodes the following:
- the cysD gene encoding sulfate adenylyltransferase subunit CysD has product MSNSTQAPQLPFSQRHLDALESEAIHIMREVAAECSNPALLFSGGKDSVVLLRIAEKAFRPGRFPFPLVHIDTGHNFPEVITFRDQRVAELGERLIVGSVEDSIKRGTVRLRNPQTDSRNAAQAVTLLETIAEHKFDACIGGARRDEEKARAKERIFSFRDEFGQWDPKAQRPELWDLYNTRVHPGENMRVFPISNWTELDVWQYIAREQLALPPIYFAHQRQVIPRRGLLVPLTDLTPAQAGEEVITQTVRFRTVGDISCTCPVASDAATVEAIIAETAVTQITERGATRMDDQTSEASMEKRKKQGYF; this is encoded by the coding sequence ATGAGCAACAGCACCCAGGCGCCGCAGTTGCCGTTTTCCCAACGGCATTTGGATGCGCTGGAATCGGAAGCGATTCACATCATGCGCGAAGTGGCGGCGGAATGCAGCAACCCTGCCTTGCTGTTTTCCGGCGGCAAAGACTCCGTGGTCTTGCTGCGCATCGCAGAAAAAGCCTTCCGGCCAGGCCGTTTCCCCTTTCCGCTGGTGCATATCGACACCGGCCATAATTTCCCGGAAGTGATCACGTTCCGCGATCAGCGTGTGGCCGAACTGGGCGAGCGTTTAATCGTCGGTTCAGTCGAAGATTCGATCAAGCGCGGCACGGTGCGCCTGCGCAATCCGCAAACCGATTCACGCAATGCGGCGCAAGCCGTGACCCTGCTGGAAACCATCGCCGAACATAAATTTGACGCCTGCATCGGCGGAGCGCGCCGCGATGAGGAAAAAGCGCGCGCCAAAGAGCGCATTTTCTCCTTCCGCGATGAATTCGGCCAATGGGACCCGAAGGCGCAGCGCCCGGAATTATGGGATTTGTACAATACGCGCGTGCATCCCGGTGAAAACATGCGGGTGTTCCCGATTTCCAACTGGACTGAGCTGGACGTGTGGCAATACATTGCGCGCGAACAACTGGCCTTGCCGCCGATTTATTTCGCGCATCAGCGCCAAGTCATCCCGCGCCGTGGCCTGCTGGTGCCGCTGACCGATCTGACCCCGGCCCAGGCCGGCGAAGAAGTGATCACCCAAACCGTGCGTTTCCGCACTGTCGGCGATATTTCCTGCACCTGCCCGGTGGCCTCAGACGCCGCTACGGTGGAAGCGATTATCGCTGAAACCGCTGTGACCCAGATCACGGAACGCGGCGCCACCCGGATGGACGACCAGACTTCCGAGGCCTCGATGGAAAAACGCAAGAAACAGGGGTATTTCTGA